ataCTCAAACACATTGCTCATATTTGTCTAGTGATAACTAGCACTTGAGCAAAAAATGAAGTGAGAGGATCTACCTCATACATCACTGTAGCCTTCTTTGCCATGGAACGTTCATCAAGCCATTGGAAACTATCAATGGTCATTTTTTCCAACCTCGTAAGGTTCCTCAAATATCTGTGCAAATACAATCGTCCCTCCAGCTGCAATATCTACTAACATCCTTGTTGCCTCATTCAacccattttaaaaataactcaaTTTGTacccaattttcaaaattatgatgTGGACATCTCCTTGATAAATCTTTGTAGCTCTCTCAAGCCTCAAAAAGTTGTTCAAAATCGTGTTGTTATAAGATTATGATTCTCTGAAGGTGAACCCCCAAACTGGTTTTGTTGTACCATACTAATAAATGCTTTTTTAGGTCAAAGTTGTTTGCTTTGATCGTTTCGTGAGAAATACAAGAATAGTTATTATTACATCCACACTCATTATAATTTTCCAATTTTGTTCATCCCAAAAACGTAAAACAAACTCAGTATCAACACAgccaataaaaaaaacatttcttAGACTTCTGTGAGTATCTTTTGGGTTCAAAAGATCTAAAGACTTCGTCAAGATTGGATTGAAATGGTTGAAGAAAACTCGAAAGAAGTTCATAACCTTTTGTTAAATAGTATACCTGAGGCGTAGGCGCCTCCTATGTGTCCAAGAGATTGCCAAGAATAAGTTGGAGTGCAAGGCGCCCCAGAGCCTCCCTTGCTTTCCCAAGCAGCTTTTAGGCgcggtttctttctttcttgttCGGCTTTTGAGTTTCCTTCGTCTTCTTTGCTTAATTTCAATTCATTAAACCTAAAATTCCAACaatatttagttttaattaaacatttgatGACGAGTTTGATGAGCCAAACTATCAATTATGTTTTACATGTgggaattttcattttttttgtctATGTATATTTGTCATTTTTGCGATTTTTTCGTCATCTGTCTTGTCAAATTCAGACTCCATCTgcaatctttttttttattacaattttagttatttatttcGACATATTGTTGATGTGGCAATGATGTTGTGTCGATGTGTTCATTACATTCGCAATGTTACAgatgaaaaattaaaatcataaataagcAAATATACAATGACAAAATTGCAATGTTTTCCCTTCTATTTTTTGTATcgatattttattgaatgaatatTACTTGGTATATTTTATAAAGGCACGTAAATTCTAAAACAATACATTTATATATAAGAGTTAAGGGAAATCATGCATTtataacttttttaaaaatttagaaattaaaGTATTATTTAGGTTGTGTTTAGATCGATGGATTTCAATTCACGCAATAATGaatgcatttaaaattattCTACTTTGTATAACAATTGTGTAAATAAGTAAGATATAAATTTAGGATTccatttattatttcattgttaacaataaaaatataattgaaatcCTTATATTAAACTTATCTATCAAAATGCAACCTTAAATATTTTAGGGTATTATTACAAAAtttgtaataattttattattcaaTGATATCTTCATCATATGGTGTAGGACAAGTTATAATACTGAAAATAAACCCAACTGTCGTgtgtattattattgttattacttattattatagTAATTGGGGAGGGGCCGGTTGATAGATCGATCCATACCTCGAGAACCTAACTATTTACTTGCAGAATTGACTAGCAAATAAGTGAGAACCTGAGAAAATTTCCATGTTCAAACATAAATTTCATTAGGTCAGACTTCCAAGTGGCCgacaattaatttaaaaaaaataaataaataaagtttcATCCATACACTATATCGAACCTATAAATAGGAGTTTTTACATTTCATTCAGCATCAAAGCATACAAGCAAACAAAAATATCGTACATGGAAATTGTGATCATATTCTtgcttatattaattattatgttGTGCACATGTTTTTATGTGCTCTCACCTCGAAGATCAAGGAAGACGAATATGAACGGCTGCTATAGGTCGATTAAGCTACCTCCGGGGCCTTATGGTTATCCGATCATCGGAAACATCCTCGACCTAGGACAAAAACCTCATCGGTCGATCGCCGAACTCTCTAAAATTTATGGTCCGTTAATGTCTCTCAAACTCGGTAACATCACCACAATAGTCATATCTTCCCCTCAACTAGCCAAAGAAGCACTACAGAAACATGACAGATTTATCTACGGTCGAGCAACTCCGATCGTGTCCCAAGTACACGGCCACGACAAGGTGTCAATGATATGGTTGCCGACGACTGATACCCAATGGTGCGTTCTCCGTAGAATATGTAAAAACCATATGTTCTCGCGACAAAGGCTTGACGAAACGCAACGCCTCCGCCAAGGGAATCTGAGAAAGTTGCGTGACTACATGCAAGAATGTTGTGACTTTGGTCGAGTAGTTAATGTCTCCAGAATTGCCTTTTCTATTTCACTCAACCTCATTACATCCACTCTATTTTCACGCGATCTTTCTCCGATCGATTCGGGACCAAATGCGTCTCAGGATGTAGTCATGGAGATTGTGAAGGCTTTGATCGAAATCGTTTCCACGGCTAATGTTGCTGACTACATCCCTGTATTTAAATTAATGGATCCTCAGGGGATTAAACGTCGGGCAACAGCATATGTTGGGAAAATGTTTGCGATATTAGACGATATAATTAGCCAAAGATTGCAAGCAAGAAGGAGCACATCCATGGATTCAGCACTGGCAAATGATTTACTGGACTTTCTTCTTGATTTCAGTGACTCAGAATTGCCTCAGAATCagataaaacatttatttatgGTACGTAAGATTTAATATGACGAATAATATTGagaactaaatatataaaaagaatATAAAACTCAAAATCATAATCGAAGGTTGGATTAGTTTCAAGAGTTAAACAAAGTTATTATCATTAagtttcataaaaataatatatcgaTACATTAATTAGCATCTTTTTGTGGAtgttctttatatatatatatatatatatatatatatatatatatatatatagatattctGAATGTAATATTAGAGTGTTTAGGCTTACTCATAATATAgtaattaatatttataaacAATATTTTGTTACAAATTTTAAGgatttgaaaatttatgataGAAAATGTTAAagcaataaataataaataagaattttgaaagattAATATCTATcttaatatttcaaaaaaaaatttgttattaGTTTTgcatatttgaaatatttgttaTGATGAATCTGTCattattatgaaatttttattataaaattaactATACAGAATAAATCATTCTaacaaaaatatatgaaaatagAGATAAAAAATTAGAAAGAGACATAATCAAATATTaactttaataattattattttaaatattataatattattgattttgagaattttaatttgACAGTATCTTTCATTTTATATTCACGTAAATTATTgtaatatatttcaaaaatatattttggttcATTTtgctttattatttattttctgttttcgTATAACACGAAATtcagaaaataaatttgaattatGATTGAAATTAAGATTCATGATTGAAGAGGAATTTGAGAAATTTaaatctaaaatattttaagcgGTGTAATCCAATATGTCTATTCGAACAATAATTGAAAAAGACAATCAATCTTCTTATTATTCTCAATTGGAAATTGGAACATTTGCTAAAATCCGTAAGAGTATTTAGAAAAAGGTTAAATAAACACTACAAAGTCCAAAGTCCAAAGTCCAAAGTTTTCACTCTTCTCCTTCAGAAAAGTGTGCTTCAGAATTTTTTAAGGAGTAGACGTAGATCTCATTCTATTATAAGTGCAGCAGACTAATGAAAAGTGTGAAAACAATCCACAACATTTAATGAAACAAAAAGAACAATAGAAAGTGATGTGGCACAAGATTTGTTTCTAAAAGTTTGTAGGAAATGACAACCCCTTGTTCTGTTTCCAGAAGTATCACTAGAATATTTTGACCGATAcacacttgtacaaacccacttcagcaggacttgcACTTACTTACTGAAACTTCTAATATTACAACTCAACAATTTATGAAATCCGGTTCTGGGAAATACTATTTCATCATATTACAAACATTGCACACTTTATAGTAGATAATACAATAAAAGAGTTTTTGTAACGGTATCACATATGATCTTTTGAATTTGATAAGACTTTAGAGCGTGTGCTGATCTTTTTTAGGCTTATAGTATATATGAGAAGCTTTAGTGCGTGAATAATTGAAGTTGCCGAGAGTGATTTGTGGATAATCAAGAAGCCTTAGTATAAACTTTTTATTTGTTTTGCGCTCAAAATGGTGGAAAGCAACTAATAGTGTTGTACGGTTCAATAAATGGGACGTACTAAGGTACAAAACTAGTACTTAAATATGGAAATTCTCTAAAAAATAGTACAGCTAAACAAATAACATGCTATTAATGATTATGTGATTTTTTGTTCTACTGAAAGTTATTGTTGACAGAGAAGCAGTTTACTACTgaaaaatttaacatttcagCATAAGACTCtaaagttatagcttatgcttctggTTTCTCGATAACTGCTATTTTTTAAATAAGAGTAGTACATCACCAAAACTTAAGTATTCTATCAATCTCCTCTTtttggtgatgccaaaacctagaagaTTAATAATCAGTAGATATAGAAAAACGGTAAGGAGTTCTAATAATCTCATAAAATTGTCCAAAAACAACATATGAAAAACAAAGAAGATAAGAATTATCACATTCTTAATCCTCATTGACTTCATCTTCTGCCTCTTCAAAAACCTCATCTTCTACCTCTCATGAACCACGTAGTTGTCTATTTTTATCCATTTCCTTGTTTTTGGTAGCACAAGCTTTAACTAAAAATGATTTAGATAAATTATAAGCTATGTATCCAACTATGTTGTCTAAGTTCTGAAGAGAAGAGGATTGATCAGTAAGCTTAGCGTCTAGATCTTCTGCTTTGGTGTCTAGTGAACGAAGAGAGTCATCTTGAGATTTGTTGAAGATGTGAGACATGTTTGAGTAAGAATGGCATCTTTTGAGTCTTGTCAAAACTCGATTTGAGTCCAGAGAGCTGAAAAGACATTGTAGTCACATCTCCGATGATAGACAAAACTTGTTAAGCAAAAAGATCATTAAAAAATCAAAAGCAGATTCAGCAGTGGCTTGTTCAAAATTAATGCTCTTAACTACTGCAATGATCTTGTTGCAACTTCGCTTAACATGTTCCATCTCAGTCTTTAGGGCAGTTTGATCAGTTGATGGAGATTCTTCTTGGAAGAATATTTTGAATTCGGAAATGGGATCAACCTGCTCAGATGGCACAGTAGATGAGTCATTTGAATGTTCAATAGTGAGAACCAAAGCAGTAGAAAGAGCATTAATGTGTTCTGGTACAGTAGCCATTGTCTGAATTTGATGAACATAATTCAATGGAACAATATCAGTAGCAAGTGATAGCATTTGTTCAAGATCAGTAGAAAATAATCCATCATTTCTTGTTGACGTTCAGAGGAGAATATTTCAAGATCAGGAATCACACAATATTGGACTATAGCAGCATCAATAGATGAGACAACATGCAGGGAAGTAGCAGGCGAAACAGAAGCAGTAACCAACTCTATTGTTATAGGAGTATGGACAATCGAATTAACCACATCTTCTATTGCAGAAAATTCTCTGACAGATAGAAGTGAGTAAGTGGGCTGAAAAGCATCAATATTCACTTGTGCCGATGGATGTGTAAGATTACTGGAGACCTCATCTCTTGGAAGTGTTCTGGCCCCTTCCTCTACTAGCTTAACCCTGAAGGGTCCTTCAGGGTTCTAGAATTCCAGCAACAACATCTTCATTGAAATGTTTCTCATTAAACGAGACTTCCATATCTAGGGTCCTGAGATCATAAGAGAGCTGATTGATCACTGTTTGATCATGAAAGGCAGTGCGACCTTCGTAATCATAGTTTGAGTTCAGAACAACTAGTGTTTCACTCAACTTCTGAACTTTGATTTTCAGAATGATGTaatttattatgttcattgcttCAATGACACAATCCATTTTAACGGCAGCAAACACTGTTCTTTCATGTTTGATGGCTTTGGCATAGGCACCCTTGTTCTTGAACGTTTATAGATGTTGTACTGTGTGGATGGTGACTCTGTCATCAACATAGGCAATATATGCTTCAGTGGATCTTTCAATTTCCTCTATGTGAAGATTGATGATCGTCTGAACAGAAGATTTGGGGCCTGTTACAACTGGTTATTCATGGACAACAAGCATTTTTCATTTATTGCTTTGCCTTTATCAATTGAAATTGGTTGCTTAATCCCAAAGTGAGTCGATTCTGGTAGCGTTCTCGGATGATCACGCCACTTTTGGGTCTGTCAGCAAGAATAATATAGCTTGAGCTTCCAATTGTGGGTCGTCTTGGTGCTAGGGCATTATCTTGGGTGGTTTTGGGTAGAGGTACTTTGGTAGCATAAGGTGCAACACCAGTATTAGTAGCAACATGCTTGAAAACCTGGTGTAGAGGTAGATTATCACTTTCAGATTGGGCTGGGGTAGAGGATAGATAAAAAATGGTTGTGGTTTTCTTGATGCGAATAATGGGTTTGGATTTATTCTTTGTTGGGGTTGGCTTTTGTGGAGGTTGGATAAGAGCGGAGGATTCTTCATAATCCATTTGCTCCGAGTCACTTACAACTATGATAAGCTTCTTATTGGTCCTCTTCTACTTTTGAACAACTTTTTGTTAGAACTCTATTTCCTTCTTCGCTTCAAGAAACTCGGATACATAGGGCTTGGGTCTAAGATATATCAAATTGTCAACATCAATCATGGTGGTTGAAGTATGATCTTGTTCAGTAGTAAATCCGAAACCAACATCTATTAAAAGTGTGATGATCTGCATATCAAAACCAGCAGAAATCTTCTTATGGACCATCTCAGATATGGACTTGAAAAGAACATAATCCCATTTACTTTAATACTAGaagtgataccccatggatgagccCATTATCCCTGGCCCATCCATAGCCAaaatggaagacaggcccatcaaaggcccaggtattctcttataaataccaggtttgagcgtatgatattggattcactatattgttttcagcagcacccttagctgctccccctatatatcctcagtcactgacttgagcgtcggaggggctacgccaggacaccctcctggccccctttaacgttcttcttcgtgatttcaggctcaggacaatttcaaaaccctgcgtctgcactagtgacacttgctgggagcggaccctaaattttccgtgagtatcatCTCAGATATGGACTTGAAAAGAACATAATCCCATTTATTTTAATACTAGAAGTAATGTCAGTCATTACATAAACCTTTTCGTTTGTGAACATGTCAAAGGTTTCTGCTTTACCAAGATAGATTTGGCAACAATATCTGAAAGACTTAAAATTCCATCTTCAGCAATTTCTCGAAACAATATGGAGACAAATCTTCTTCTGAAGTGGAAAAGATCTTCAAAGAAGTAGTCATGTCTTCCTCGGAGATGGATGAGAAATCAACTATCTCGGTGTGTGAAGAGAAAAACTGGAAATGAGCACAGATTCATCATTAATAAAGGTCTTCTCACCGTGAGAATATGTGACTTTCTCATCTGCTCAAAATGAATCTTTGGCATCGAAATTCAGCAATGGCATTTTGTAAATGACCGCAGGTGTTTCCAGGAATTTCCGGAGACCAAATGCCTACAAAGCCTTGAACATGTTCACAAGATTTGCATCCTAAATCATGTAAATTGAGGCGAAGTAAACTTGGTAAGAATTCAAAGTTTAAGATTTGGGCCTTTAGGTGAAATCAAAGTTAGAATAattgaaaacaatttttttaaaaaaattcatagagaaaacAGAAGGCTTGAAGATCTAAGGTTTGAAAAATGAATGTGAAAATTTGAAAAGGCAGTTTAAGAGAATATTTGCATCTGTAAGTTACAAACACAAGGACATGTGTCATTATGTTTGTggttgttttcaaaattttaaaacgacGGTCTGTCAGACTGACCAATGACATGAAATCTCgagaaaatatttagaaattaAAGAAGTAGGTTGACCAACCGGTGGTCAGTGAAAAAACAGAAGGGAGCATGAATTTGAGGTAATATATGGTAAGGGCTGCTGAAAATGAGATGTTAGAAAATTCCAGTAGCTACACTAAATCAGCAGAGATACTATCTTATCAATAtaaaaaattcttaatttgatACAACAAGATTTTATACAATCTTATTCATACTAAATAATATTCATACTAAATTAATGCTTAAGATAAATCAATGAGGCGTAACGtattacgaaaataagaaaacttattctcaagtAAAGGTTTGGTAAATATGTATATTGCTTGTTGATTAGTAGGCACATATTCCAGATGAATGTCTCTCTTCTACACATGATCTCTGAGGAAGTGGTGTGTGATGTCAATATAATTGGTTATAGAGTGCAACACCGATTGTAAGTAATGGATATTGCactcgtattgtcacagaagatagaTGACTAAGAAGCATTGATCTCATAGTCttttaattgttgttgaatCTAAATCATTTGAGAATAATAGCTTCCAACAGCTAAGTATTCAGCTTCTACAATAGAAGTGGCAATGAAAGTTTGTTTtttactaaaccatgatatcaATCTATCACTATGAAATTGAAAAAACCACTAGTAATTTTTCTGTCCAATTGCAACCTACATAGTCTGCATATGAATAATCTATAATACTAATTGTAGAATCTTTTGAACGCCCTAAACAAAATTTTGAGTAATCTTTATATATTTCAATATACGTTTAGCAGCTACATAACGAGATTGTTTTGGGTcagattgaaatctagcacagaTCCATACTGCAAACATTATATATGGTCTACCAGCAGTAAGATATAATAGAGAATCAATTAGACATCGATATATGATTATCCCTAGTGAAATTCCccctccatctttatcaagcttaGTTGAAGAACTCATTGGAGTTGTGGTAGTAGTGCATGTTTCCAATAGTGAAATCATGACTAATAAGAATGTGTTCTAATTTTTTACAAAAGTTTGGGGTTAATTGACACAAGAATAATaagatcatcaacatatatttgtgCTAACAATGTGCGCTGATTTTTAACAAAAGTAAATAGTATTTTATCAATTTTTCCAATAATGAAATCATActtataataaattgagaaaTAATATCAAACTATGACTTTGGTGCTTGTTTAAAACCATACAAAACTTTGTGTAATTTGAAGAGATGATTTGGAAGAGAATGATctacaaaacctggaggttgttccgCACAGActtcttcttgcagtagaccattcTGAAAGGCATTCTTCAcattcatttaaaatacatcaaaGTTTTTGAAAGCTGGAAAGGCTAGAAAGGTCATAATGGCTTCAAGTCTTGCTGCTAGAGCAAAGAtttcatcataaaatattatttcttcttgtctgaatccttgAGCCACTAGACTTTCTTTGTTTATGATTATTGTTCCTTTCTCATTTAACTAATTTATGAATGTCCACCGAGTTCCAATAATTGACTGATGATTTGGACTAGATACTAGAATTCATACATCATTTtttttgaattgattgagatctTTTTGTATTGCTTCAATCTAGTTGGGATCACTTAGAGTTTCAT
The sequence above is a segment of the Primulina tabacum isolate GXHZ01 chromosome 6, ASM2559414v2, whole genome shotgun sequence genome. Coding sequences within it:
- the LOC142548179 gene encoding cytochrome P450 76T24-like — its product is MEIVIIFLLILIIMLCTCFYVLSPRRSRKTNMNGCYRSIKLPPGPYGYPIIGNILDLGQKPHRSIAELSKIYGPLMSLKLGNITTIVISSPQLAKEALQKHDRFIYGRATPIVSQVHGHDKVSMIWLPTTDTQWCVLRRICKNHMFSRQRLDETQRLRQGNLRKLRDYMQECCDFGRVVNVSRIAFSISLNLITSTLFSRDLSPIDSGPNASQDVVMEIVKALIEIVSTANVADYIPVFKLMDPQGIKRRATAYVGKMFAILDDIISQRLQARRSTSMDSALANDLLDFLLDFSDSELPQNQIKHLFMDLILAGTEATAITVEWTMAELINKPKKMAKARNELKTLIGHDKQVQESDISRLPYLNAVVKESIRLHPVGPLLIPHKAEVDVEMCGYLVPKHANVMVNVWAIGRDPSIWRDPERFKPERFLDGKMDFKGRDFELIPFGSGRRICPGLPLANRMMHLVVANMIHNFNWKLEGEMKPGELDMNDKFAFSLHKAVPLKAIPIKL